A region of the Helicobacter pylori NQ4053 genome:
CCACCTTCGCCAATATTGAAGCCAAACTTAGTGCTCAAATAGATAATGCCACCTGCCACCGCTAACATAGCTATGGGCTGTGCATAAGCAAAAACAGTCGCCTGACCTCTTTTGATGTCATCAGAGATTTTCCAAATATCCGCTATGCCTTTGACCCCTAAAGCGCAACCACCTACGATCGCTAGAACAGAAATGATCTGAATAACCAACGTTCTAGTCTCACTAACGCCTGTTGCAGGACTGGTGACCGCCATTAAAGGATTGGTCGTTACCACTAGCCCTAAAGTTACTACAACTCTCTTGTAGCTGTCAGTGATTCTTGTAAAAAATTTCATGCGTTTCCTTTCAAATTGAAATCAATCGTTTAAGTATATCAAAAAAAAGTATTTTTATACCATTCATACAAGCGCTACTTTATAATTTAAATCAAAAC
Encoded here:
- the cagC gene encoding cag pathogenicity island type IV secretion system protein CagC encodes the protein MKFFTRITDSYKRVVVTLGLVVTTNPLMAVTSPATGVSETRTLVIQIISVLAIVGGCALGVKGIADIWKISDDIKRGQATVFAYAQPIAMLAVAGGIIYLSTKFGFNIGEGGGAS